A window from Bordetella petrii encodes these proteins:
- a CDS encoding prepilin peptidase, whose product MWHPFAVDPGWAIAMAAVLGLAVGSWLTVLAHRLPRMMEREWLQQYQEFRPGAVSDPESGAAAGYTLWRPGWHCPACAAPVRGWRRLPVLGWLLLRGRCGACGDPIGWRYPVTELATALLFALCAWRFGPTLIALCAMGLCAALLALAWIDLQTSLLPDAITLPLAWAGLLANLGGALAPLPLAVLGAVVGYVFLWLLFHMFRLLTGREGMGYGDFKLLAALGAWFGLAALPGLLLVASLAGVAGAGILRLTGHARRGQPLPFGPYLALAGIAMLMAVGHPAWF is encoded by the coding sequence ATGTGGCATCCCTTTGCAGTCGATCCTGGATGGGCCATTGCCATGGCCGCGGTGCTGGGCCTGGCGGTCGGCAGCTGGCTGACCGTGCTGGCGCACCGCCTGCCCCGCATGATGGAGCGCGAATGGCTGCAGCAGTACCAGGAGTTCCGGCCTGGAGCCGTGTCCGACCCCGAGTCCGGCGCCGCGGCCGGCTACACGCTGTGGCGCCCGGGCTGGCACTGCCCGGCCTGCGCCGCGCCGGTGCGCGGCTGGCGCCGGCTGCCGGTGCTGGGCTGGCTGCTGCTGCGCGGGCGCTGCGGCGCCTGCGGCGACCCCATCGGCTGGCGTTATCCTGTCACTGAACTGGCCACTGCGCTGCTGTTCGCCCTGTGCGCCTGGCGCTTCGGGCCCACCCTGATCGCGCTGTGCGCCATGGGCCTGTGCGCGGCGCTGCTGGCCCTGGCCTGGATCGACCTGCAGACCAGCCTGCTGCCCGACGCCATCACCCTGCCGCTGGCCTGGGCGGGGCTGCTGGCCAACCTGGGCGGGGCGCTGGCGCCGCTGCCGCTGGCCGTGCTGGGGGCGGTGGTGGGCTATGTGTTCCTGTGGCTGCTGTTCCACATGTTCCGGCTGCTTACCGGCCGCGAAGGCATGGGCTACGGCGACTTCAAGCTGCTGGCGGCGCTGGGGGCCTGGTTCGGCCTGGCCGCGCTGCCCGGCCTGCTGCTGGTGGCCTCGCTGGCCGGTGTGGCCGGCGCGGGCATCCTGCGCCTGACGGGCCATGCGCGCCGCGGCCAGCCCTTGCCGTTCGGGCCGTACCTGGCGCTGGCCGGCATCGCGATGCTGATGGCGGTGGGGCATCCGGCATGGTTCTGA
- a CDS encoding PIG-L family deacetylase encodes MRPFPARCLRAIRFLLPGLAWLACAAAVAATPAIPATAPSAVPTLAECHGIKDLAFVAHLDDDLLFMNPDIASNIEAGGCVQVVYLTASDAGEGEHYMLGRERGVRAAYAYMARQPDLWKEDTVLVDAYHVARFTLQGNPHVQLWHMRLKDPWLGKGWGSLTPLSQAESVPGMTADTLGPYHDVYRRADLVRTLAAIIRAYGPTTVRHLDDTISVPYTKLCWRCAGHGHPDHIASARLVREAIAQAPGNYAETGYIDYPSQEREANLADAEIASKSEIFRQYAWNDYHYCSGPVGCQEPAGPAAAWVRRSYYVSRHDVAPELFADPQGGLMVFAAGEANDAVNMWDARNGRWNTLGGRTAGPLVSFAYPDSSVGILARDTLGGLWINKQNLDGTWKGWQALAGVRAARPPAVAPRGDAAAVAMGNDGLYHWTALQGLDSGWAPWQALPQLPGAVGNAAIAKDAGNRFWAFAIDSDGWLYATRQRAAQDEAAWGPWQRVPAPRCGGGLAAIRNAQGLIELYLRDKDTRHLMRIVQDAAIAPADAASRTLRWTPAVDLGIEYVGRPAVGADQDGEVAVAVLERQGGALWLVEDGQPTRLEAHAASLPAMRFLHGTLYVVARSAGQLQTYQVLARRNGVWAADAALGELPLAGGGPFGTRIPAAGVLASAEPKPAGPAAAVAASPATVTATATATATAGSAH; translated from the coding sequence ATGCGACCCTTTCCGGCCCGCTGCCTGCGCGCCATCCGCTTCCTGTTGCCCGGCCTGGCCTGGCTTGCCTGCGCCGCCGCCGTGGCTGCCACGCCGGCCATTCCCGCCACGGCGCCCTCCGCCGTCCCCACGCTGGCCGAATGCCATGGCATCAAAGACCTGGCCTTTGTCGCCCACCTGGATGACGACCTGCTGTTCATGAACCCCGACATCGCCTCGAACATCGAGGCCGGGGGCTGCGTGCAGGTGGTGTACCTGACCGCCAGCGACGCGGGCGAAGGCGAACACTACATGCTGGGCCGCGAGCGCGGCGTGCGCGCCGCCTATGCCTACATGGCCAGGCAGCCCGATCTGTGGAAAGAAGACACGGTATTGGTCGACGCCTATCACGTCGCCCGTTTCACGCTGCAGGGCAACCCGCATGTGCAGCTGTGGCACATGCGCCTGAAAGACCCCTGGCTGGGCAAGGGCTGGGGCAGCCTGACGCCCCTGAGCCAGGCCGAATCGGTGCCCGGCATGACCGCCGACACGCTGGGCCCGTACCACGACGTATACCGCCGCGCCGACCTGGTGCGCACCCTGGCCGCCATCATCAGGGCCTACGGCCCCACCACCGTGCGCCACCTGGACGACACGATCAGCGTGCCGTACACCAAGCTGTGCTGGCGCTGCGCCGGGCACGGGCACCCCGACCACATCGCCAGCGCGCGGCTGGTGCGCGAAGCCATCGCGCAGGCGCCGGGCAACTACGCCGAAACCGGCTACATCGATTACCCCAGCCAGGAACGCGAGGCCAACTTGGCCGACGCCGAGATCGCCAGCAAGTCCGAAATCTTCCGGCAGTACGCCTGGAACGACTACCACTACTGCTCGGGACCCGTGGGCTGCCAGGAACCGGCCGGCCCGGCCGCGGCCTGGGTGCGCCGCTCGTACTACGTGTCGCGCCACGACGTGGCGCCCGAACTGTTCGCCGATCCGCAGGGCGGCCTGATGGTGTTCGCCGCCGGCGAGGCCAACGACGCCGTCAATATGTGGGACGCCCGCAACGGCCGCTGGAACACGCTGGGCGGCCGCACCGCCGGGCCGCTGGTGTCGTTCGCCTACCCGGATTCATCGGTGGGGATACTGGCCCGCGATACGCTGGGCGGCCTGTGGATCAACAAACAGAATCTGGACGGCACCTGGAAGGGCTGGCAGGCCCTGGCCGGCGTGCGGGCGGCCCGGCCGCCGGCGGTGGCGCCGCGCGGCGATGCGGCGGCCGTGGCCATGGGCAACGACGGCCTGTACCACTGGACCGCCCTGCAGGGCCTGGACAGCGGCTGGGCGCCCTGGCAGGCGCTGCCCCAGCTGCCGGGCGCGGTGGGCAATGCGGCTATCGCCAAAGATGCCGGCAACCGCTTCTGGGCGTTCGCCATCGACAGTGACGGCTGGCTGTACGCCACCCGGCAGCGCGCCGCACAGGACGAGGCCGCCTGGGGCCCCTGGCAGCGCGTGCCCGCGCCCCGGTGCGGCGGCGGCCTGGCGGCCATCCGCAACGCACAGGGCCTGATCGAGCTGTACCTGCGCGACAAAGATACCCGGCACCTGATGCGCATCGTGCAGGATGCCGCCATTGCCCCGGCCGATGCCGCCTCGCGCACGCTGCGCTGGACCCCGGCCGTCGACCTGGGCATCGAATATGTGGGCAGGCCCGCCGTCGGCGCTGACCAGGACGGCGAAGTAGCGGTGGCGGTGCTGGAGCGCCAGGGCGGCGCGCTGTGGCTGGTGGAGGACGGACAGCCGACCAGGCTCGAGGCGCACGCCGCCTCGCTGCCGGCCATGCGCTTCCTGCACGGCACCCTGTACGTGGTAGCCCGCAGCGCCGGCCAGCTGCAAACGTACCAGGTGCTGGCGCGCCGCAATGGCGTATGGGCGGCCGACGCCGCGCTGGGCGAGTTGCCGCTGGCCGGCGGCGGCCCCTTCGGCACGCGCATCCCGGCAGCGGGCGTACTGGCTTCGGCCGAACCCAAGCCAGCCGGCCCGGCGGCGGCCGTGGCCGCCAGCCCCGCTACCGTCACGGCCACAGCCACGGCTACGGCCACGGCCGGCTCGGCGCACTAG
- a CDS encoding MFS transporter: MSTEEFMSNLQESSIAEGGNGLGEFYRALEPMERRTFWACFGGWVLDGLDFMLYPLVIGTIIAQWQVDPSSAGFAVTLTLLASAVGGWGAGILSDRIGRVRTLQITIVWFSVFSVLCALAQNFNQLILFRALLGIGFGGEWTAGAVLIGETIRARYRGRAVGSVQSGWAVGWALAVLVQVVFYTALPPEQAWRWMFAFGALPALLVASLRRYVPEPGVAVRARKENDASRAPFWDIFKPPVLRITVLTALLGTGAQGGYYAITTWVPLYLKSERHLSVIGTSGYLAVLIAGSFCGYLTGAWLSDRIGRRRLFQLFSLASPLLVIAYLVLPIPNSLMLLLGFPLGFCASAYYSGLGPFFTEMFPTALRGSGQGFAYNFGRGIGALFPGFVGMLAGSLSLGRAITLFAVLAYGLFFIMACIMPETRGRALQ; the protein is encoded by the coding sequence CTGAGTACGGAGGAATTCATGTCGAATCTGCAAGAGAGCAGTATCGCTGAAGGAGGCAACGGGCTGGGCGAGTTCTACCGCGCGCTGGAGCCCATGGAGCGCCGCACATTCTGGGCCTGTTTTGGCGGCTGGGTGCTGGACGGGCTGGACTTCATGCTGTATCCGCTGGTCATCGGCACCATCATCGCTCAGTGGCAAGTGGATCCGTCGAGCGCCGGTTTCGCGGTGACGCTGACCCTGCTGGCCTCGGCGGTGGGGGGATGGGGCGCCGGCATACTGTCGGATCGCATCGGCCGGGTGCGCACGCTGCAGATCACCATTGTGTGGTTTTCGGTTTTTTCGGTGTTATGCGCCCTGGCGCAGAATTTCAACCAGCTGATCCTGTTCCGCGCATTGCTGGGCATCGGCTTCGGCGGCGAATGGACCGCCGGCGCCGTGCTGATAGGGGAAACCATCCGGGCCCGCTATCGCGGCCGCGCGGTGGGGTCGGTGCAGTCCGGCTGGGCGGTCGGCTGGGCACTGGCCGTGCTGGTGCAGGTGGTGTTCTACACCGCCTTGCCACCCGAGCAGGCCTGGCGCTGGATGTTCGCTTTCGGCGCGCTGCCGGCCTTGCTGGTGGCGTCCCTGCGCCGCTACGTGCCCGAGCCGGGCGTGGCGGTGCGCGCGCGCAAAGAAAACGACGCTTCCCGTGCGCCATTCTGGGACATTTTCAAGCCGCCGGTGCTGCGCATCACCGTGCTTACCGCGCTGCTGGGCACCGGCGCCCAGGGCGGCTACTACGCCATTACCACCTGGGTGCCGCTATACCTGAAGTCCGAGCGCCATCTGTCCGTCATCGGCACCAGCGGCTACCTGGCCGTGCTGATCGCCGGCTCGTTCTGCGGCTATCTGACCGGCGCCTGGCTGTCCGACCGGATCGGGCGCCGCCGCCTGTTCCAGCTGTTCTCGCTGGCCTCGCCACTGCTGGTCATTGCCTACCTGGTCCTGCCCATTCCCAACAGCCTGATGCTGCTGCTGGGTTTCCCGCTAGGGTTCTGCGCCAGCGCCTATTACTCGGGGCTGGGACCGTTTTTCACCGAAATGTTTCCCACCGCGCTGCGTGGATCGGGGCAGGGCTTCGCCTACAACTTCGGCCGCGGCATCGGCGCGCTATTCCCGGGCTTCGTGGGCATGCTGGCCGGCAGCCTGTCGCTGGGGCGGGCGATCACGCTGTTTGCCGTGCTGGCCTACGGCTTGTTCTTCATCATGGCCTGCATCATGCCCGAGACGCGTGGCCGTGCGCTGCAGTAA
- the coaE gene encoding dephospho-CoA kinase (Dephospho-CoA kinase (CoaE) performs the final step in coenzyme A biosynthesis.) produces the protein MYKIGLTGGIGSGKTRVADMLAEWGAALVDTDAIAHDLTAAGGEAMPAISQAFGAAAVAADGSLDRAWMRDLVFRQPEARARLEAILHPLIGLHTRRAADAAQGVYLVFVVPLLVESGRWRERVDRICVVDCDPATQVARVQARSGLTEQAIRRIMAAQAARATRLAAADDVIVNDGATSAQQLRARAKALHDSWCRLAAAPRRPPPCAAGVPE, from the coding sequence ATGTACAAAATCGGCCTGACCGGCGGCATCGGCTCCGGCAAGACGCGCGTGGCGGACATGCTGGCCGAATGGGGCGCGGCGCTGGTCGACACCGACGCCATCGCGCACGACCTGACGGCCGCGGGCGGCGAGGCCATGCCCGCCATCAGCCAGGCCTTCGGCGCCGCCGCCGTAGCCGCCGACGGCTCGCTCGACCGGGCCTGGATGCGCGACCTGGTCTTCCGCCAGCCCGAGGCCCGCGCGCGGCTCGAGGCCATCCTGCATCCGCTGATCGGCCTGCACACCCGGCGCGCGGCCGATGCGGCGCAGGGCGTCTACCTGGTGTTCGTGGTGCCCCTGCTGGTCGAATCGGGCCGCTGGCGCGAGCGGGTCGACCGCATCTGCGTGGTTGATTGCGACCCCGCAACCCAGGTCGCCCGTGTGCAGGCGCGCAGCGGGCTGACGGAGCAGGCCATACGGCGTATCATGGCGGCACAGGCCGCGCGGGCAACCCGGCTCGCGGCAGCGGATGATGTCATCGTCAACGATGGCGCCACGTCTGCCCAGCAGTTGCGCGCGCGGGCAAAGGCTCTGCACGACAGCTGGTGCCGATTGGCGGCGGCACCGCGCCGGCCCCCGCCATGCGCGGCCGGCGTTCCTGAATAA
- a CDS encoding copper resistance protein NlpE N-terminal domain-containing protein, with amino-acid sequence MPAPVLSQAPRRRSPTLTAAALAGIALLVAGCAQHRSAGYYNPPAASTTTDAQYQGEGAGYRQVVRAPSQLQIELKAPPPGQSRGRSDAEDAAAAKASESSANAAAEAAGSASPAAHALVPQAQTYMGTLPCLTPSPQCAAQRITLTLAPNGRWRSRTAFLDSAGNLGKPSAEQGCWDATAEHPPRVLLADADGNQRVEFVVAANNVLRVRSVLGKSPNLNYSLTRQPDLDAIDELSGQPAPKCL; translated from the coding sequence ATGCCCGCTCCCGTGCTTTCCCAGGCGCCCCGCCGCAGATCCCCGACCCTGACCGCGGCCGCGCTGGCGGGTATCGCGCTGCTGGTGGCCGGCTGTGCCCAGCATCGCAGCGCGGGCTACTACAACCCGCCGGCGGCCAGCACGACCACCGACGCGCAGTACCAGGGCGAAGGGGCCGGCTATCGGCAAGTGGTGCGCGCGCCCTCGCAGCTGCAAATTGAACTGAAGGCGCCGCCGCCGGGCCAGTCCCGCGGCAGGTCCGACGCCGAAGACGCCGCGGCCGCGAAAGCCTCTGAAAGCAGCGCCAATGCCGCGGCCGAAGCCGCCGGCAGCGCCTCGCCGGCCGCCCACGCGCTGGTGCCGCAGGCCCAGACCTACATGGGCACCCTGCCCTGCCTGACGCCGTCGCCGCAATGCGCGGCGCAGCGCATCACGCTGACCCTGGCGCCCAATGGCCGCTGGCGCAGCCGTACCGCGTTCCTGGACAGCGCCGGCAACCTGGGCAAACCCAGCGCCGAACAGGGCTGCTGGGACGCCACCGCCGAACACCCCCCGCGCGTGCTGCTGGCCGACGCCGACGGCAACCAGCGCGTCGAATTCGTGGTGGCCGCCAACAACGTGCTGCGCGTGCGCTCGGTGCTGGGCAAATCGCCCAACCTGAACTACAGCCTGACGCGCCAGCCCGACCTGGATGCCATCGACGAGCTGTCGGGCCAGCCCGCCCCGAAGTGCCTTTGA
- a CDS encoding Bug family tripartite tricarboxylate transporter substrate binding protein: MKKKSFIALAACAAVALWAGTPGLAQASWPDKPIRLLVGFSPGGPTDNVARILAESMSVQLGQPVVVENKAGAAGNIAAAALTQAANDGYTLLYNTSSIVIAPWVYKTPGFDPVKDFAPVGLTAAVPLVLATTAGLPAKTPGELVALLKAEPGKYNYASSGTGAIEHLTAAQLLKLVGAQATHVPYKGTAPAQVDLIAGATQFTTTTLNTVIAPVQKGTLHALAVTSRERSPVLPDVPTISETLAPGFESLAWQGIVAPAGTPAPVLQQLNAAINAALASDAVQQKLRAQGTLILGGTVDDYAKYIRDESARWGKVVEQAGVQAR; this comes from the coding sequence ATGAAAAAGAAATCTTTTATCGCCCTGGCGGCCTGCGCCGCGGTGGCGCTGTGGGCCGGCACGCCGGGCCTGGCCCAGGCCAGTTGGCCCGACAAGCCGATTCGCCTGCTGGTGGGTTTTTCGCCCGGCGGGCCCACCGACAACGTGGCGCGCATCCTGGCCGAAAGCATGAGCGTCCAGCTGGGCCAGCCGGTCGTGGTCGAGAACAAGGCCGGCGCGGCAGGCAATATTGCCGCCGCGGCGCTTACGCAGGCCGCCAATGACGGCTATACGCTGCTGTACAACACCTCGTCGATTGTGATCGCGCCGTGGGTCTACAAGACTCCCGGCTTCGATCCGGTGAAGGATTTTGCCCCGGTGGGGCTGACCGCTGCCGTGCCGCTGGTGCTGGCCACTACTGCCGGCCTGCCGGCGAAAACCCCCGGCGAGCTGGTGGCGCTGTTGAAGGCCGAGCCGGGCAAGTACAACTACGCGTCCTCGGGCACCGGCGCCATCGAACACTTGACGGCGGCGCAGCTGCTCAAGCTGGTGGGCGCGCAGGCCACGCATGTGCCCTACAAGGGCACCGCGCCCGCGCAGGTGGACCTGATCGCCGGGGCGACGCAATTCACCACCACCACGCTCAATACTGTCATCGCGCCGGTGCAGAAAGGCACGCTGCACGCCCTGGCGGTGACCAGCCGCGAGCGTTCGCCGGTGCTGCCGGATGTGCCGACGATTTCGGAAACCCTGGCGCCCGGCTTCGAGAGCCTGGCCTGGCAGGGTATTGTGGCGCCGGCTGGCACGCCGGCCCCGGTTCTGCAACAGCTCAACGCGGCGATCAACGCGGCGCTGGCGTCTGATGCCGTCCAGCAGAAGCTGCGGGCGCAGGGCACGCTCATCCTGGGCGGCACCGTGGACGACTACGCGAAGTACATCCGCGACGAGTCGGCCCGCTGGGGCAAGGTGGTCGAGCAGGCCGGGGTCCAGGCGCGCTAG
- a CDS encoding cyclase family protein has protein sequence MARRWKQRPDGSNWGDFGDDDQLGRLNLLTPQKVLEAVAEVRAGQAFSLSLPLDFPGGNVLNPARHPPRLTATRRDDKPVFLHSFAHDHNTTDVACDDMVTLCLQYSTQWDALSHIGSHFDADQDGRDEIVFYNGYRPDPDFSHPDATPDGASRAHRLGIEHMAATGVQGRGVMVDLRHHYGDARRRVGYDDLMAVIERDGVQVRRGDMLCLHTGFAEMVLSMQGRPDAARLAQSCAVLDGSDVRLRRWVDESGIAALIADNYAVEDRPYDFHGDGCHALLPLHELCLFKLGIHLGELWHLTPLAEWLRRHGRHAFLLTAPPLRLPGAVGSPLNPVATV, from the coding sequence ATGGCACGACGCTGGAAACAACGGCCCGACGGATCGAACTGGGGCGATTTCGGAGACGATGATCAACTGGGGCGCCTGAATCTGCTGACGCCGCAGAAAGTGCTGGAGGCGGTCGCTGAGGTGCGCGCCGGCCAGGCATTCAGCCTGAGCCTGCCGCTGGATTTCCCGGGCGGCAATGTCTTGAACCCGGCCCGCCATCCGCCGCGCCTGACCGCCACGCGGCGCGACGACAAGCCGGTATTCCTGCATTCATTCGCGCATGACCACAACACCACCGATGTGGCATGCGACGACATGGTGACGCTGTGCCTGCAGTATTCCACCCAGTGGGACGCGCTGTCGCACATCGGCTCGCATTTCGATGCCGACCAGGATGGCCGGGACGAGATCGTGTTCTACAACGGCTATCGCCCCGATCCCGACTTCAGCCATCCGGACGCCACGCCCGATGGCGCGTCCAGGGCGCACCGCCTCGGTATCGAGCACATGGCGGCCACCGGCGTGCAGGGCCGCGGCGTGATGGTGGACTTGCGCCACCACTACGGCGACGCGCGCCGCCGCGTCGGCTACGACGACCTGATGGCGGTCATCGAGCGCGATGGCGTGCAGGTGCGGCGCGGCGACATGCTGTGCCTGCATACCGGGTTCGCCGAAATGGTGTTGTCCATGCAGGGCCGGCCCGATGCGGCCCGGCTGGCGCAGTCGTGTGCGGTGCTGGACGGCAGCGATGTCCGGCTGCGCCGCTGGGTGGACGAGAGCGGCATTGCCGCCCTGATCGCCGATAACTATGCCGTGGAAGACCGTCCCTACGATTTCCACGGCGACGGCTGCCACGCGCTGCTGCCGCTGCATGAACTGTGCCTGTTCAAGCTGGGTATCCATCTGGGAGAACTGTGGCACCTGACGCCGCTGGCCGAATGGCTGCGCCGGCACGGGCGCCATGCGTTCCTGCTGACCGCGCCGCCCTTGCGCCTGCCGGGCGCGGTGGGGTCGCCGCTTAATCCCGTCGCGACTGTGTAG
- a CDS encoding class I adenylate-forming enzyme family protein yields MITDLLYAHAANTPEHPFLVCDAGQYSYAAMARLVSQAARRLHGHGVRPGHRVALLCGNRPAFLAAWFAISELGAVAVPLNTGLKGEGLRYILAQSGASLLLIEPGLLDALAADLDALEAGPPRLTVDSWLEQAPAQAARWSERAAQQPLAANSILYTSGTTGLPKGAVLPHAAYLAAGHDMARSLDLSPQDRIMVFLPLFHANPQMYAVASALHVGATLVLRPRFSARAFFDDAIRFGATGFTYVGTVLAILEKQHPQPRADHPLRWGVGGGAPERVWRDLAPRFGLAVCELYGMTETGGWVSMNTAQATRVGSVGQARPGVALEVRREDGRPAPPGGQGEIVAHAEPGIFFTGYWNNPEATAATLREGWLHTGDRGSLDADGYLYFHGRIKELIRRGGEMIAPAEIEMQLLRHADIRECAVIGVPDEIMGEEILAVLVARRPIDAAELREFVAARLPAHMVPRYAAYVDCLPKTETEKIKRHELARLDAPVLDMGTRD; encoded by the coding sequence ATGATCACCGACTTGCTCTACGCGCATGCCGCGAACACGCCTGAGCATCCCTTTCTGGTGTGCGATGCGGGCCAGTACAGCTATGCGGCCATGGCCCGGCTGGTGTCGCAAGCGGCGCGCCGGTTGCACGGGCACGGCGTGCGGCCAGGCCATCGGGTGGCCTTGCTGTGCGGCAACCGCCCGGCCTTTCTGGCCGCCTGGTTTGCCATCAGCGAGCTGGGGGCGGTAGCGGTGCCGCTGAACACCGGACTGAAAGGCGAAGGGTTGCGCTACATTCTGGCGCAAAGCGGCGCAAGCCTGCTGCTGATCGAGCCCGGCCTGCTGGACGCTCTGGCCGCCGACCTGGATGCGCTGGAAGCGGGCCCGCCGCGCCTGACGGTCGACAGCTGGTTGGAACAGGCGCCGGCGCAGGCGGCGCGTTGGTCCGAGCGCGCCGCCCAACAGCCGCTGGCGGCCAACAGCATTCTGTACACCTCGGGCACCACTGGCCTGCCCAAGGGCGCGGTGCTGCCGCATGCGGCCTATCTGGCGGCCGGGCACGACATGGCGCGGTCGCTGGATCTGAGTCCGCAGGACCGCATCATGGTGTTCCTGCCGCTGTTCCACGCCAATCCACAGATGTACGCCGTCGCCTCGGCCCTGCACGTGGGCGCCACGCTGGTGCTGCGCCCGCGCTTTTCGGCCCGTGCGTTCTTCGACGATGCGATCCGCTTCGGTGCCACCGGCTTTACCTATGTGGGCACCGTGCTGGCTATCCTGGAAAAACAGCATCCGCAGCCGCGCGCCGATCATCCGCTGCGCTGGGGCGTGGGCGGCGGGGCGCCCGAGCGCGTCTGGCGCGATCTGGCGCCGCGCTTCGGCCTGGCGGTGTGCGAGCTGTACGGCATGACCGAAACCGGCGGCTGGGTCAGCATGAATACCGCGCAGGCCACCCGCGTGGGTTCGGTGGGACAGGCGCGGCCCGGCGTCGCCCTGGAGGTGCGCCGCGAAGACGGCCGGCCGGCGCCGCCGGGTGGCCAGGGTGAGATCGTGGCCCATGCCGAGCCGGGCATTTTCTTTACCGGATACTGGAACAACCCCGAAGCCACCGCCGCCACGCTGCGCGAGGGCTGGCTGCATACGGGCGACCGCGGCTCGCTGGACGCTGACGGCTACCTGTATTTCCATGGCCGCATCAAAGAGCTGATCAGGCGTGGCGGCGAGATGATCGCGCCGGCCGAGATCGAGATGCAGCTGCTGCGCCACGCCGACATCCGCGAATGCGCCGTGATCGGCGTGCCTGACGAGATCATGGGCGAGGAAATCCTTGCCGTCCTGGTGGCCCGGCGCCCGATCGACGCCGCCGAGCTGCGCGAATTCGTGGCGGCGCGCCTGCCGGCGCACATGGTGCCGCGCTACGCGGCCTACGTGGACTGCCTGCCCAAGACCGAGACCGAAAAAATAAAACGCCACGAGCTGGCCAGGCTGGATGCGCCGGTACTGGACATGGGGACGCGAGACTGA
- a CDS encoding acyl-CoA dehydrogenase family protein, which yields MQIQQPYDWSRGLWRDTVDAAFLDGLRAAVAAEVLPRADAIDRDDVYPVDVIKALAAQGYTSMTLPTRWGGAGSSYGLCAALFEEASYASAAVGISLITILQAQNLIQAFADESLKARVLPEFRQGLITSYALTEANHGSDIRSLDTKAVRTAGGWRLTGRKSFITSGSAAEAYIILAQTDVGVSTFFVRRDMPGVSTQMGPSASTFGLRNGPHVDLLLDGAEVPADHLVGQEGKGVRQAVTVLDFSRTMAAAISTGIARAAFDRALDFAASRVAFDTTVLQFQGIQWYFADMLAEIDAARLLVYDACRALDEHRDIARHASQAKLLAGRVATRTAEQAVQICGAYGVTENAPFGRYLRDAKAYEIAGGSSEILKNTLGKYLLKFVAGRAGGEPA from the coding sequence ATGCAGATTCAACAGCCCTATGACTGGAGCCGCGGCTTGTGGCGGGACACAGTGGACGCGGCTTTCCTGGACGGCCTGCGCGCGGCCGTGGCCGCCGAAGTGCTGCCGCGGGCCGACGCGATCGACCGCGACGACGTATACCCCGTGGATGTGATCAAGGCGCTGGCTGCGCAGGGCTACACCAGCATGACCCTGCCAACCCGCTGGGGCGGCGCCGGCAGCAGCTACGGCCTGTGCGCGGCCCTGTTCGAAGAGGCTTCGTATGCCAGCGCCGCCGTGGGCATCAGTCTGATTACCATCCTGCAGGCCCAGAACCTGATCCAGGCGTTTGCCGACGAATCGCTCAAGGCGCGGGTGCTGCCCGAGTTCCGGCAGGGGCTGATTACGTCGTACGCCCTGACCGAGGCCAATCATGGCAGCGACATCCGCAGCCTGGACACCAAGGCGGTTCGCACGGCCGGCGGCTGGCGGCTGACCGGACGCAAGTCGTTCATCACCTCGGGGTCGGCGGCCGAGGCGTACATCATCCTGGCGCAGACCGACGTGGGCGTATCGACCTTCTTCGTGCGCCGCGACATGCCGGGCGTGTCCACACAGATGGGCCCCAGCGCCAGCACGTTCGGGCTGCGCAACGGCCCGCATGTGGACCTGTTGCTCGATGGCGCCGAAGTGCCGGCCGACCACCTGGTGGGCCAGGAAGGCAAGGGTGTGCGGCAGGCGGTGACCGTGCTGGATTTCTCGCGCACCATGGCCGCGGCGATCAGCACAGGCATCGCGCGCGCCGCATTCGACCGGGCGCTGGATTTCGCGGCCAGCCGCGTCGCTTTCGACACCACCGTGCTGCAGTTCCAGGGTATTCAATGGTATTTCGCCGACATGCTGGCCGAGATCGACGCAGCCCGCCTGCTGGTATACGACGCGTGCCGGGCGCTGGACGAGCATCGCGACATCGCCCGCCACGCCAGCCAGGCGAAACTGCTGGCCGGCCGCGTTGCCACCCGCACCGCCGAGCAGGCCGTGCAGATCTGCGGCGCCTACGGCGTTACTGAGAATGCACCGTTCGGCCGCTACCTGCGCGATGCCAAGGCGTATGAGATCGCGGGCGGCTCATCCGAGATACTGAAGAACACGCTGGGCAAGTACCTGCTCAAGTTCGTCGCCGGCCGGGCGGGCGGGGAGCCCGCATGA